One genomic segment of Fervidobacterium pennivorans includes these proteins:
- a CDS encoding DUF2922 domain-containing protein, with the protein MKRLTLMFRKSEGTRTRTYRLNIPEPIDNINPAELEQDMQQLKQIGVIPEGFEPDEARLTETNVQVLVNLIL; encoded by the coding sequence ATGAAAAGACTCACATTAATGTTTAGGAAAAGTGAAGGAACTCGAACGAGAACTTACAGGTTGAATATTCCAGAACCTATTGACAACATTAATCCTGCAGAACTTGAACAAGACATGCAACAACTTAAGCAAATCGGTGTGATACCTGAGGGATTTGAACCAGATGAAGCAAGACTAACGGAAACCAATGTGCAGGTTTTGGTTAATTTGATTCTCTAA
- a CDS encoding DUF1659 domain-containing protein, translating to MKRLVLRWVVGFDENNEPIYRRQNITVSDDFSPENAQTVVSILDKYSKYMCESAQIVTTESVGDEL from the coding sequence ATGAAGAGATTGGTTTTGAGATGGGTAGTAGGGTTTGATGAAAACAACGAGCCTATCTATAGAAGGCAAAACATAACAGTTTCGGATGATTTTAGTCCAGAAAATGCGCAAACGGTTGTTTCGATACTTGACAAGTATTCAAAATACATGTGTGAAAGCGCTCAGATTGTCACGACCGAAAGTGTGGGTGATGAGTTATGA
- a CDS encoding DDE-type integrase/transposase/recombinase yields MNNSMLSCPKCGSTSLYKNGHDKYGNQQFLCKLCHHSFKLSHSHKRKNFPFPYPKCTSCGKSMQIYKVRRSFVVFRCRTCHTKDRVPFNLPEPVTLIPEKFKYFRFPIYFILKAFVLYMKHNMSYRSLAHSLNIKVSHVTIYKWVIKLCTLFSVLFPTFTIENVFSVHADETVLVFKEQKYYVWLLVDHETNFILCWHVSKYRDMGQVKVLLEKFFGDSKPKNIELITDGLGAYESAVKLLFRNINHVVVPLGKNNQCESKFSLLKDFFRLKRGLKNTKNLAKYIQGFCVVKNLWKTHNGNINLILSHLHSFITTS; encoded by the coding sequence ATGAACAACTCAATGCTCTCTTGTCCCAAATGCGGTTCCACCAGCTTGTACAAAAATGGTCATGACAAATACGGTAACCAACAATTCCTTTGCAAACTCTGCCATCATTCTTTCAAACTCTCCCATTCTCACAAACGCAAAAACTTCCCTTTCCCTTATCCCAAATGCACTTCTTGTGGTAAATCTATGCAAATTTACAAAGTCCGTCGCTCTTTCGTTGTCTTCCGTTGTAGAACTTGTCATACCAAAGATAGAGTTCCTTTTAACCTTCCTGAACCAGTCACTCTTATTCCTGAGAAATTTAAATATTTCCGTTTTCCTATCTACTTCATCTTAAAAGCTTTCGTTTTGTATATGAAACACAATATGTCTTATCGCTCTCTTGCTCATTCTCTTAATATCAAAGTATCTCATGTCACCATATACAAATGGGTTATTAAATTGTGTACTTTATTCTCTGTACTTTTCCCAACATTTACCATCGAAAATGTTTTCTCAGTTCATGCTGATGAAACTGTTCTTGTGTTCAAAGAACAAAAGTACTATGTTTGGCTATTAGTTGATCACGAAACTAATTTTATCCTTTGTTGGCATGTCTCAAAGTATCGTGATATGGGACAAGTCAAAGTATTACTCGAGAAGTTCTTTGGTGATTCAAAACCTAAAAACATTGAACTTATTACTGATGGACTTGGTGCATATGAAAGTGCAGTAAAGCTGTTGTTTAGAAATATCAATCACGTAGTAGTACCGCTCGGTAAAAACAATCAATGTGAATCTAAGTTTTCATTGTTGAAAGACTTTTTCCGACTCAAGCGAGGGCTGAAGAATACGAAGAACTTAGCGAAATATATTCAAGGATTTTGTGTAGTGAAGAATCTTTGGAAAACGCACAATGGTAATATCAATCTCATTCTTTCACACTTACACTCTTTCATCACTACAAGTTAA
- a CDS encoding 6-phosphofructokinase, translated as MKALYAQSGGVTSVINASAYGVIDEARKNGLEVYVGINGVTGILKEKFLNATELDIEFLKYTPAGAFGSCRKKLKSDADIEKLFEIFRKNDIRYFFYNGGNDSMDTAWRLQVEAQKRGYELKVVGVPKTIDNDLPHTDHCPGYGSAAKYIATAMMEAALDLRSMYVDSTQVFVMEIMGRHAGWLAAAAALGWVNGIGADIVLLPEEPFNKDEFISAVDNIVSKKGYCAIAVAEGLKYPDGFFVSDMGFTDSFGNRQLGGVGFTIAGMVRSELGLKTHVAIPDYLQRSGRHIASATDVQEAEMCGRMAVRYALEDNYGVMVTMERVSDEPYEIKYSSVPLNLVAEQTRMLPKDYFDKFMVTEKFFKYALPLIQGEPYPPFRNGLPDYKLLDLK; from the coding sequence ATGAAGGCACTTTACGCACAGTCCGGAGGTGTTACAAGCGTTATCAATGCAAGTGCCTATGGTGTTATCGACGAGGCGAGAAAGAACGGATTGGAAGTATACGTTGGAATCAACGGTGTTACTGGTATTTTGAAGGAGAAGTTTTTGAATGCAACGGAGCTCGATATAGAATTTTTGAAGTACACACCAGCCGGCGCGTTTGGTTCTTGTAGAAAGAAGTTAAAAAGTGACGCTGATATAGAGAAGCTTTTTGAGATTTTTAGGAAAAATGATATTAGGTATTTCTTCTACAACGGTGGCAACGATTCTATGGATACGGCATGGAGATTGCAGGTCGAAGCACAAAAAAGAGGTTACGAACTGAAAGTTGTTGGGGTTCCCAAGACGATTGATAATGACCTTCCGCATACAGACCATTGTCCCGGCTATGGCTCCGCTGCGAAATATATCGCAACAGCTATGATGGAGGCAGCACTTGATTTAAGAAGCATGTATGTAGACTCCACTCAAGTTTTTGTCATGGAAATCATGGGAAGACATGCTGGTTGGTTAGCAGCTGCCGCTGCATTGGGCTGGGTAAACGGTATCGGTGCAGATATTGTGCTGTTACCAGAAGAGCCGTTTAATAAAGATGAATTTATTTCCGCGGTTGATAATATCGTTTCCAAGAAAGGTTACTGTGCCATCGCTGTTGCGGAGGGTTTGAAATATCCGGACGGGTTCTTTGTTTCCGATATGGGATTCACCGATAGTTTTGGTAATCGCCAACTTGGAGGTGTTGGGTTCACGATTGCCGGTATGGTTAGGTCTGAGTTGGGGTTAAAAACTCACGTAGCAATTCCTGATTATTTGCAAAGAAGTGGAAGACATATTGCAAGTGCGACAGATGTTCAAGAAGCTGAGATGTGCGGAAGAATGGCCGTCAGGTATGCACTGGAAGATAACTATGGTGTAATGGTTACGATGGAGCGCGTTTCAGATGAACCGTATGAAATTAAATATTCTTCAGTTCCGTTAAACTTGGTTGCGGAACAGACAAGGATGCTTCCAAAAGATTATTTCGACAAGTTCATGGTGACAGAAAAGTTCTTCAAATACGCATTACCATTGATACAAGGAGAACCGTATCCACCGTTCAGAAACGGACTGCCGGATTACAAGCTGTTGGATTTAAAATAA
- a CDS encoding early set domain-containing protein, translated as MKLSIFSNLKKALFVVTLIVLLSTLSFAGVTYKDGKVIFTFKAQANVVYLAGTFNNWSPIAWAMKLVDGVWTYEAELKPGTYQYKFVIDGKTWKEDPEAPAYVDDGFGGKNGIFTLTDDGKIVAPEGTTQAQTQQGGKKYILNEKRENTIFVDADGYVIIRYYNKDAKQPYIAGSFNNWKADDTPLYFIEDGWWEAVLELQPGVYEYKFVVDGNWIPDPNAFAYTDDGFGGLNAVIEVAREGGKLVVKAPATAVKEGKQEEAKVEEKKPVATVGKVTPGLSVVDGKVVFAVKKENAQEAYLAGSFNGWNPRAQKMQLIDGYWVTTLALQPGVHKYKFVFVIGGNDVWEEDPLAPAYEPDGFGGKNGVFKLVEKDGKLAIEGVESQAGGLPVKGKYEFTYSFKLDATKYLVFTGAPTTKLTLMFVPNSDITVSLVYGGATVDSALFNLKNDKLNVGFHYKTPWNLPAGTKAKDTGLVFSYKVMEKVSVIFGLGYTSNKLPMVGGLEYNCLTLVAASDYYATGYSVAARYDIEKPFGLSVEGLYNLANSSYYVAMSFSTEQFAIYGNFDGSKLFTEAKTEIFGFGLYANGTYTLGSTNYAVYGQISVDKYKFGIGYEKSSTTNAVSVVLGRFDNVYDVKLTIKNTNLQNIMGATTLTLSGVVSF; from the coding sequence ATGAAGCTTTCGATATTTTCAAACTTGAAAAAGGCACTGTTTGTTGTTACTTTAATTGTTCTACTTTCAACATTGTCGTTTGCAGGTGTTACTTACAAAGACGGAAAGGTTATATTCACATTCAAAGCTCAAGCTAACGTTGTTTATCTGGCAGGTACATTTAATAACTGGAGTCCAATAGCATGGGCGATGAAGTTAGTTGATGGGGTTTGGACCTACGAAGCGGAATTAAAACCTGGAACCTACCAGTACAAGTTTGTTATCGATGGCAAGACCTGGAAAGAAGACCCGGAAGCCCCAGCCTATGTGGATGATGGGTTTGGTGGCAAGAACGGAATCTTCACACTTACAGATGATGGCAAGATAGTAGCTCCGGAAGGAACAACTCAAGCACAAACTCAGCAAGGCGGAAAGAAGTATATACTGAATGAAAAAAGAGAAAACACGATATTTGTCGATGCTGATGGTTATGTGATTATCCGTTACTACAACAAAGACGCAAAACAACCTTACATTGCTGGTTCTTTCAACAATTGGAAAGCAGACGATACTCCGCTTTATTTTATCGAGGATGGATGGTGGGAAGCAGTATTGGAACTTCAACCTGGCGTATACGAATACAAATTCGTTGTTGACGGTAATTGGATACCCGACCCAAATGCGTTCGCATATACCGATGATGGTTTTGGTGGACTGAATGCAGTTATCGAAGTTGCACGCGAAGGTGGAAAACTTGTTGTAAAGGCACCAGCAACAGCAGTTAAGGAAGGAAAGCAAGAAGAAGCTAAAGTGGAAGAAAAGAAGCCCGTAGCAACGGTAGGAAAGGTCACACCGGGATTGTCTGTCGTTGATGGTAAGGTTGTTTTTGCAGTTAAAAAAGAGAATGCTCAAGAAGCTTATCTTGCAGGTTCGTTCAACGGATGGAACCCAAGGGCACAAAAGATGCAACTTATCGATGGATATTGGGTGACAACACTTGCTCTCCAACCAGGTGTGCATAAGTATAAATTCGTTTTTGTGATTGGTGGAAACGATGTCTGGGAAGAAGACCCACTCGCTCCAGCATACGAGCCAGATGGATTTGGTGGCAAGAACGGTGTATTCAAACTCGTTGAAAAAGATGGAAAGCTTGCTATTGAAGGAGTAGAATCGCAAGCAGGGGGACTACCGGTAAAAGGGAAATACGAGTTCACCTATTCGTTTAAGTTGGATGCGACTAAATATTTGGTTTTTACAGGTGCGCCAACCACTAAGTTGACACTGATGTTCGTTCCAAATTCAGACATCACAGTGTCCTTGGTTTACGGTGGAGCAACTGTCGACAGCGCTTTGTTTAACCTAAAGAACGATAAACTTAATGTTGGTTTCCATTACAAAACACCTTGGAATTTGCCCGCCGGAACCAAAGCCAAGGATACAGGCCTAGTTTTCAGTTATAAAGTAATGGAAAAGGTTTCTGTCATCTTCGGATTGGGCTACACGAGCAACAAACTTCCGATGGTCGGTGGTTTAGAATACAACTGTTTAACGCTCGTGGCGGCTTCTGATTATTACGCAACCGGTTATTCTGTTGCAGCAAGATACGATATAGAGAAGCCGTTCGGTCTTTCCGTCGAAGGCCTGTATAACTTGGCTAACTCCTCATATTACGTCGCTATGAGTTTTTCAACGGAACAGTTTGCGATTTATGGAAACTTTGATGGAAGCAAATTATTCACGGAAGCAAAAACAGAAATTTTTGGTTTTGGTCTGTACGCTAACGGTACATATACTCTCGGCTCCACAAATTACGCAGTTTATGGACAAATCAGTGTAGACAAATACAAATTCGGAATAGGCTATGAAAAATCCTCGACTACAAACGCAGTTTCAGTTGTTTTGGGAAGATTTGATAATGTTTATGACGTCAAATTGACCATCAAAAACACAAACCTGCAAAACATCATGGGAGCAACGACGTTAACATTGAGTGGTGTTGTTAGTTTCTAA
- a CDS encoding alpha-amylase family glycosyl hydrolase, with product MLRINKLSLLSFVVLIVLIIVLSLSACSSLKTAGKIQISINVNTPKPVETKDIKHGLNAYIDEVSSVELIVYDSANTEVIKQSVNKNKDISFSFELPSGGTYKFVVNGKRNDNSFVFTGEKTQTLQPGQSYTISIDTKFVNGYLTVFVDLDDGLLVMYDVQELRALLKDSSGNVIKDEFFQITPQATRLSISIDCYPRVYSVGISARLKDKATSEEWSNNLDETAVSVEIKPGLTSVLDGFRIFFDPAEGHPQITYKFGALAPTINGAIYNVDTNELTINWSYPSSIANAKFYVYLLDKNNNLSLWDITTSHSSTKELLGVDFWNVQKIGVRAVVNGKESKIEYIDKSNVNITSINVPLTSSTMYTLFIRSFYDSNGDGIGDFKGVSQKINYLKSLGVDTVWFLPFNKAKSYHGYDVEDYYDVEPDYGSFLDLENMIKELNQNGIRVVMDLVVNHTSDTHPWFLDAVENTTNSKYWNYYIMTLENRDGWNHWHWKINSKGQKVYYFGLFDLSMPDLNFDNPAVMEEIKRIIDFWITVGVDGFRLDAPKHYKGWDWNDDIPGSAYYAKQIENYIRSKLGSDAIVVGEVYDGDPSVLSQFAPMPALNFTFMYGITANHEGKDNLLVETISWVNGATYYLNVNHFPFIDNHDLNRWISVLIDQKYSGDTQAGIRQYLLTNALLLSLNGMPVIYYGDEIGLRGWKWNGDPWDLPVREPMQWYANQQGAEQTWWTKPIYQQKNITFGNANVDGAMYDDPNDGVSVEEEQTGYSILNFFKQFINLRASYPALAKGSLTIERDWKNLYVIKRVYGTQEVLVLINLDPTWPNNYTVPAGYRWVWYAFFNGSMFEFGPKSESPLTNDTNWTVNPRQVYVFVKN from the coding sequence ATGCTCAGAATCAACAAGCTTAGCTTATTATCTTTTGTGGTATTGATTGTCTTAATTATTGTTCTTAGTCTTTCAGCATGTTCTTCTTTGAAAACGGCTGGCAAGATACAAATTTCGATAAATGTTAATACTCCCAAACCGGTAGAAACGAAGGACATAAAACATGGTCTTAATGCATACATCGACGAAGTATCGAGTGTCGAGTTGATTGTTTACGATTCGGCGAACACGGAAGTTATTAAGCAGAGTGTGAACAAAAATAAAGATATATCATTTTCATTTGAATTACCAAGTGGTGGTACTTACAAGTTCGTTGTAAATGGAAAACGAAACGACAACAGCTTTGTCTTTACAGGTGAGAAAACTCAAACGCTCCAACCAGGACAAAGTTACACAATTTCCATAGATACAAAATTTGTAAATGGTTATCTTACAGTCTTTGTAGATTTAGATGATGGGTTGTTGGTTATGTATGATGTTCAGGAATTAAGAGCTCTTCTGAAAGACAGCTCAGGTAATGTTATCAAAGATGAGTTTTTCCAGATAACACCACAAGCTACAAGATTAAGTATCTCTATTGACTGCTATCCAAGAGTGTATTCTGTTGGTATTTCTGCAAGGCTGAAGGATAAGGCAACTTCAGAAGAATGGAGTAACAATTTGGACGAAACAGCTGTAAGTGTTGAAATAAAACCTGGACTTACAAGTGTTTTAGATGGATTTAGGATTTTCTTTGACCCAGCAGAAGGTCATCCGCAGATTACATACAAATTCGGGGCACTCGCTCCAACAATTAATGGTGCTATCTACAATGTTGATACGAACGAATTAACGATAAATTGGTCTTATCCTTCGTCGATAGCTAACGCGAAATTTTACGTTTATCTTTTGGATAAAAACAACAACCTTTCTCTTTGGGACATAACAACTTCACACTCAAGTACAAAAGAACTCCTTGGGGTAGATTTTTGGAATGTGCAAAAAATTGGTGTCCGTGCGGTTGTCAATGGAAAGGAAAGCAAGATAGAATACATTGACAAATCAAACGTCAATATCACGTCAATTAACGTACCATTGACATCTTCAACAATGTACACTCTTTTCATACGCTCATTCTACGATTCAAATGGTGATGGAATAGGTGATTTTAAAGGGGTTTCTCAAAAGATAAACTATCTTAAATCCCTGGGTGTTGACACAGTTTGGTTCCTTCCTTTCAACAAAGCCAAATCATACCATGGTTACGATGTCGAGGACTATTACGACGTGGAACCGGATTACGGTAGTTTCTTGGACCTTGAAAATATGATAAAAGAGCTCAACCAAAACGGCATCAGGGTGGTTATGGACTTAGTCGTTAACCACACTTCCGATACCCATCCGTGGTTCCTCGATGCGGTTGAAAATACAACGAATTCGAAATATTGGAATTATTACATCATGACATTGGAAAATAGAGACGGATGGAACCACTGGCACTGGAAGATAAACTCTAAAGGTCAAAAAGTTTATTACTTTGGGTTGTTTGATTTGTCGATGCCAGATTTGAATTTCGATAACCCTGCGGTAATGGAAGAGATAAAGAGGATAATCGATTTTTGGATAACGGTTGGTGTTGATGGATTCAGACTTGATGCACCAAAGCATTATAAAGGGTGGGATTGGAACGATGATATACCAGGTTCAGCATACTATGCAAAACAAATAGAGAACTATATAAGGAGCAAGCTTGGAAGTGATGCAATCGTTGTTGGAGAAGTATACGATGGAGATCCGTCAGTACTTTCTCAATTTGCACCGATGCCAGCACTCAATTTCACGTTCATGTACGGAATCACTGCAAATCATGAAGGAAAAGACAATTTACTCGTAGAGACAATCTCTTGGGTCAACGGAGCAACGTACTATCTGAACGTGAACCACTTCCCGTTTATCGATAACCACGATTTGAACAGATGGATTTCTGTATTGATAGACCAAAAATATTCAGGTGACACGCAAGCGGGGATAAGACAATATCTGTTGACGAATGCTTTACTACTCTCACTTAATGGAATGCCAGTAATTTACTATGGTGACGAGATTGGCTTAAGGGGATGGAAATGGAACGGTGACCCTTGGGATTTACCAGTGAGAGAGCCGATGCAATGGTATGCCAATCAACAGGGTGCAGAACAAACATGGTGGACTAAGCCTATATATCAACAGAAAAACATAACCTTTGGTAATGCGAATGTAGACGGAGCGATGTATGATGACCCAAACGATGGTGTATCGGTGGAAGAAGAACAAACAGGTTATAGTATACTGAATTTCTTCAAACAATTTATTAACTTGAGGGCGAGCTATCCGGCATTGGCAAAAGGTTCATTGACAATAGAAAGAGATTGGAAGAATTTATATGTGATTAAACGGGTGTATGGAACACAAGAAGTGCTTGTCCTTATCAATCTTGACCCAACATGGCCCAATAACTATACTGTGCCTGCAGGTTACAGATGGGTGTGGTATGCGTTCTTCAACGGTTCAATGTTTGAATTCGGGCCAAAGAGTGAAAGTCCATTAACAAACGATACTAACTGGACAGTTAATCCAAGACAAGTTTATGTATTTGTGAAAAACTAA
- a CDS encoding ABC transporter ATP-binding protein produces MRLENKNVLLEIKNLKKYFPAERALFSRAKHFVHAVDDVSFEILEGESLGLVGESGCGKTTTGRMVVRLETPTDGTIKVLGKNIDEYERMEYHAMVQMIFQDPYESLNPRMTIFDIIAEPLNIHNVGTLEDREEKVSQLLQEVGLTPPDSFLWRYPHELSGGQRQRVAIARALVLNPKLIVADEPTSMLDVSVRTAVMELMMELQQIHGMSYLYITHDLAVARYMVNRIAVMYLGKIVELAETEELLHHPMHPYTRALMDAVPVPDPEYKRNEPNIIGNISAPIDPPPICRFYDRCPFRVDRCKTDPHPELKEVAPGHYVACYLVHEGKIK; encoded by the coding sequence ATGCGTTTAGAAAATAAAAATGTACTACTTGAAATAAAGAATTTGAAGAAATACTTTCCGGCCGAAAGAGCACTCTTTTCCAGGGCAAAACATTTTGTCCATGCAGTAGATGACGTATCGTTCGAAATTTTGGAAGGCGAGTCGCTGGGACTTGTTGGTGAATCTGGTTGTGGAAAAACAACGACTGGTAGGATGGTTGTAAGATTGGAAACACCAACGGATGGGACGATAAAAGTACTTGGCAAAAACATCGATGAATATGAACGGATGGAATACCATGCGATGGTTCAAATGATATTCCAAGACCCATACGAATCTCTAAACCCAAGGATGACTATATTCGACATAATAGCAGAACCACTAAATATACATAACGTTGGAACACTTGAAGACAGAGAAGAGAAAGTCTCACAACTACTCCAGGAAGTTGGTCTTACACCACCTGACAGCTTTTTGTGGAGATATCCTCATGAACTTTCCGGTGGTCAAAGACAAAGAGTTGCTATCGCAAGGGCACTCGTTTTGAATCCTAAACTCATCGTCGCAGACGAACCAACATCGATGTTGGATGTTTCTGTCAGAACAGCAGTTATGGAGCTAATGATGGAATTACAACAAATTCATGGAATGAGTTACCTATACATAACACACGACCTTGCGGTTGCAAGATACATGGTTAACAGGATAGCGGTTATGTACCTTGGAAAGATTGTCGAACTTGCCGAAACTGAAGAATTATTACATCATCCTATGCACCCATACACACGAGCTTTAATGGACGCTGTTCCTGTGCCAGACCCAGAATACAAAAGGAATGAGCCGAATATCATTGGAAATATAAGTGCACCAATTGACCCACCACCAATATGCAGATTCTATGACAGATGTCCATTTAGAGTTGACAGATGTAAAACGGATCCACACCCAGAATTAAAAGAAGTTGCACCTGGTCACTACGTTGCTTGTTATTTAGTGCATGAAGGTAAAATAAAATAA
- a CDS encoding ABC transporter ATP-binding protein yields MAVLKVEDLKMHYKTKMGYVKAVDGISFELEAGESLGIVGESGCGKTSVSMTLLRILPENAEFKGGHVWFNDNGKMVDLVSLSEEEMRHYRWKGISMVFQAAMNSLNPVYRVGDQIVEAILNHYPDTPIDEARAKVAKLFELVTLDPKRMDQYPHQYSGGMKQRAVIALSLSCNPKVIIADEPTTALDVIVQDKILRELKKIQKELNMAMIYISHDIAVIAEVSDKIAVMYAGKFVEQADATTVFKRPMHPYTFLLMNAFPSHVGEKKKLFTIPGEPPNLLNPPTGCRFAPRCPWATDKCRTDEPEYKEVEKGHYVACWHPLTEEVRRDAFRK; encoded by the coding sequence GTGGCAGTGTTGAAAGTTGAAGACTTAAAGATGCATTACAAAACAAAAATGGGCTATGTAAAAGCCGTTGATGGGATATCGTTTGAGTTAGAAGCCGGAGAAAGTCTAGGTATAGTCGGTGAATCTGGTTGTGGTAAAACGTCAGTTTCAATGACATTGTTAAGGATACTACCAGAAAACGCAGAATTTAAGGGTGGACATGTATGGTTCAATGATAATGGAAAGATGGTCGACCTCGTTAGCTTATCAGAAGAAGAAATGCGCCACTATAGATGGAAAGGTATTTCAATGGTTTTCCAAGCTGCAATGAATTCGCTAAACCCAGTGTACAGAGTCGGTGACCAAATCGTTGAAGCTATACTCAACCACTATCCAGATACGCCTATCGACGAAGCAAGAGCGAAAGTTGCAAAGCTTTTTGAATTAGTAACGCTCGACCCAAAACGTATGGACCAATACCCTCACCAATACAGTGGTGGTATGAAACAAAGGGCAGTTATCGCACTGTCGCTATCTTGTAACCCCAAGGTTATAATTGCAGACGAACCAACAACAGCTTTGGATGTTATCGTTCAGGACAAGATATTACGAGAATTGAAGAAAATTCAAAAAGAACTGAACATGGCGATGATTTACATTTCTCATGATATTGCAGTTATTGCAGAAGTAAGCGATAAAATTGCTGTAATGTATGCAGGAAAGTTTGTTGAACAAGCAGATGCAACAACTGTCTTCAAACGTCCGATGCATCCGTACACGTTCTTGCTTATGAATGCATTCCCGAGCCACGTTGGTGAGAAGAAAAAGCTATTTACAATACCTGGAGAGCCACCAAACTTGCTCAATCCGCCTACAGGATGTCGATTCGCACCAAGATGTCCATGGGCAACGGATAAGTGCCGAACCGATGAGCCGGAATACAAAGAGGTTGAAAAAGGACACTATGTAGCATGCTGGCACCCACTGACTGAAGAGGTGAGAAGAGATGCGTTTAGAAAATAA